The window CCCGGAGCAGCGCCAGGTCGCTGTGGGCGTGCATGTCGATGAAGCCGGGGGAGAGGGCGAGGCCCTCCGCGTCCAGTTCCCGTTGCGCCTTGGGGCGTTGGCAGCCTGCCGCGGCGGCCTCCTGGACGATCGACACGATCCTGCCGTCGTTCACGACCACATCGGCGCGGTAGGAGGGGCCGCCGCTGCCGTCGACGACCTCCGCGTCCCGGATCACCAGCTCTTCCATGGCCGATGCCTCCCCTGTCTCCTAGAAGAACGTGCGGATGTAGTCGACGACCGTCCCGTCCGCCTCCGCGACCGGAATCAGCTGCCACTTGTCGAACGACGTGCACGGGTGGGACAGCCCCATGCCGAGCCAGTCCCCGACCTCCAGGTCCGCCTCCTCGGTCGTCCGCAGCCACGCGTGCTGGTCGGACAGGGCGGTCACCGAGATGCCGGTGGCTGGGCGCTCGGCACCGTCCACCGTGGCTCGGCGGACCACCTGGGCGACGGGCAGGTCGAGGTCGTACGCCGCGTCCCGCTTGCCCGCGTTGACGAAGGCCTGGTCGGGGGAGGGGCGGGAGACGACCTGGGCCCACAGGCGGAAGGCGGGTTCGAGGGCGCCCTCCTGCGGGACCCGGTTGAACGGGGTCAGCTTGCGGTAGTGACCGTCGTCGTGCGAGACGTACGCGCCCGAGCGCAGCAACTTCAGCACCGGAAGGGAGAGTTCGGGGATCTCCGCGAACACGTCCGCCACCGCGTCGAACCACGCGCTGCCGCCCGCGCTGACGACGATCTCCTTGAGCCCCGCGAAACGGCCCGCCTTGTCGAAGTCGGCGGCCAGCGAGACCAGCCGGCGCAGCCACGCCTGCACCCGCTCCGGGTTCGCCTGCGGGACCTCGCCCTCGTACCCGGCGACGCCGACCAGCCGCAGCGTCGGCGCCGCCGCCACCGCGTCCGCGACCGTCGCGCACTCCGCCTCCGTACGGACGCCGGTACGGGCACCTTCGCCGGCCGCCAGCTCGACCACCACGTCCAGCGGGCGGGTGGCCCCGGCCTCGCGCAGCGCGGCGTCCATCTGCTCCACGCCACGCACGGAGTCGACGTAGCAGATGAGGTGGAAGTCGGGGTCGGCCGCCAGTTCGCCGG of the Streptomyces sp. T12 genome contains:
- a CDS encoding amino acid deaminase is translated as MSNEALVRLAEERVDHRFKGLPPDADGLTVAELAAQRRNLFTGGFATPVLALSAERLEHNLDLMEAYAVRHGLAFAPHGKTSMAPQLFQRQIEHGAWGITLAVPHQVRVARAYGTQRIFLANELVDPAALRWIAGELAADPDFHLICYVDSVRGVEQMDAALREAGATRPLDVVVELAAGEGARTGVRTEAECATVADAVAAAPTLRLVGVAGYEGEVPQANPERVQAWLRRLVSLAADFDKAGRFAGLKEIVVSAGGSAWFDAVADVFAEIPELSLPVLKLLRSGAYVSHDDGHYRKLTPFNRVPQEGALEPAFRLWAQVVSRPSPDQAFVNAGKRDAAYDLDLPVAQVVRRATVDGAERPATGISVTALSDQHAWLRTTEEADLEVGDWLGMGLSHPCTSFDKWQLIPVAEADGTVVDYIRTFF